Proteins co-encoded in one Enterobacter sp. R4-368 genomic window:
- the mtlD gene encoding mannitol-1-phosphate 5-dehydrogenase, whose protein sequence is MKALHFGAGNIGRGFIGKLLADAGIELTFADVNQVVLDALNARHSYQVHVVGEKEQVDTVSGVNAVSSIGDEVVDLIAHVDLVTTAVGPVVLERIAPAIAKGLAKRKAQGINTPLNIIACENMVRGTTQLKGHVINALADADKAWVEEHVGFVDSAVDRIVPPSASATNDPLEVTVETFSEWIVDKTQFKGALPNIPGMELTDNLMAFVERKLFTLNTGHAITAYLGKQTGHQTIRDAILDANIRAVVKGAMEESGAVLIKRYGFDADKHAAYIQKILGRFENPYLKDDVERVGRQPLRKLSAGDRLIKPLLGTLEYNLPHANLVKGIAAAMHYRSEQDPQAQELAQLIEEKGPQAALAQVSGLDANSPVVNEAVSAYNAMA, encoded by the coding sequence ATGAAAGCATTACATTTTGGCGCAGGTAATATCGGACGTGGCTTTATCGGCAAGTTGCTCGCCGACGCGGGGATTGAACTGACGTTCGCCGATGTGAACCAGGTGGTGCTCGACGCCCTTAATGCCCGTCATAGCTATCAGGTGCATGTGGTTGGTGAAAAAGAGCAGGTCGATACCGTCTCCGGCGTTAACGCCGTGAGCAGCATTGGCGACGAAGTTGTCGACCTGATTGCACACGTTGATCTGGTGACCACGGCGGTCGGCCCGGTGGTGCTGGAACGCATCGCCCCGGCTATCGCCAAAGGTCTGGCAAAACGTAAAGCGCAGGGCATTAACACACCGCTGAACATTATCGCTTGTGAAAATATGGTGCGCGGCACCACGCAGTTGAAAGGGCATGTCATCAACGCACTGGCGGACGCCGACAAAGCCTGGGTTGAAGAACACGTTGGCTTCGTAGATTCCGCCGTTGACCGTATTGTTCCGCCGTCGGCATCCGCGACTAACGATCCGCTGGAAGTAACGGTTGAAACCTTCAGCGAGTGGATTGTCGACAAAACCCAGTTCAAGGGCGCGCTGCCGAACATTCCGGGTATGGAATTAACTGATAACCTGATGGCATTTGTTGAACGTAAGCTCTTCACGCTGAATACCGGGCATGCTATAACCGCGTACCTTGGAAAACAGACCGGCCATCAAACCATTCGCGACGCAATTCTGGATGCCAATATCCGTGCGGTTGTGAAAGGCGCAATGGAAGAGAGCGGCGCGGTGCTGATCAAACGTTATGGCTTCGATGCCGACAAGCATGCTGCGTACATTCAGAAAATCCTGGGCCGTTTTGAAAACCCCTATCTGAAAGACGATGTTGAGCGCGTTGGTCGTCAACCGCTGCGTAAACTGAGCGCGGGCGATCGCCTGATCAAACCCCTGCTCGGCACGCTGGAGTACAACCTGCCGCACGCCAACCTGGTGAAAGGCATTGCCGCTGCCATGCATTACCGCAGCGAGCAGGATCCGCAGGCGCAGGAGCTGGCTCAGCTTATCGAAGAGAAAGGCCCGCAAGCCGCGCTGGCGCAGGTTTCCGGCCTGGATGCTAACAGTCCGGTCGTTAACGAAGCCGTCAGCGCCTATAACGCCATGGCATGA
- the mtlR gene encoding mannitol operon repressor MtlR: protein MPTMAREIPRQLTKLSDMQAIMEKTQAFENRVLERLNAGKTVRSFLIAAVELLNEAINILVLQVFRKDDYAVKYAVEPLLDGDGPLGNLSVRLKLIYGLGVISRPEYEDAELLMALREELNHDGTEYAFTDDEILGPFGELHCVAALPPTPVFDTSDARLLAMQKQRYQQVVRSTMVLSLTELISRISLKKAFQK from the coding sequence ATGCCGACGATGGCGCGGGAGATCCCGCGCCAGTTAACGAAATTGTCAGATATGCAGGCAATAATGGAAAAAACGCAGGCTTTCGAAAACCGTGTTCTCGAGCGTCTGAATGCTGGCAAAACCGTGCGAAGCTTTTTGATCGCCGCCGTTGAGCTACTCAACGAAGCTATCAATATTCTGGTGTTGCAGGTATTTCGCAAAGATGACTACGCGGTGAAATACGCTGTAGAGCCGCTGCTTGACGGAGATGGACCGCTGGGCAATTTGTCCGTGCGTTTAAAGTTGATTTACGGTCTGGGTGTCATTTCTCGCCCGGAATACGAAGACGCCGAGCTGTTGATGGCGCTGCGTGAAGAGCTCAATCACGATGGCACAGAGTACGCATTTACCGATGATGAGATCCTCGGGCCATTTGGTGAGCTGCACTGTGTTGCCGCCCTGCCGCCAACGCCGGTGTTTGATACCAGTGACGCCAGGCTTTTAGCCATGCAAAAACAGCGCTACCAGCAAGTCGTGCGTTCAACCATGGTGCTCTCTCTGACCGAGCTTATTTCCCGTATCAGCTTAAAAAAAGCATTCCAGAAATAA
- a CDS encoding YibL family ribosome-associated protein, translated as MKEVEKNEIKRLSDRLDAIRHQQADLSLVDAAEKYAELEKEKTTLESEIARLREQYTQKLSKEAQKLMKMPFRRAISKKEQADLGKLKKSVRGLVVVHPMTALGREMGLDAMTGFANSEF; from the coding sequence ATGAAAGAAGTCGAAAAAAACGAAATCAAGCGTCTGAGCGACCGCCTCGACGCGATTCGCCACCAGCAGGCGGATCTCTCCTTAGTTGACGCAGCAGAAAAATACGCGGAACTGGAAAAAGAGAAAACCACGCTGGAAAGCGAAATCGCCCGTCTGCGTGAGCAGTACACGCAAAAGCTGAGCAAAGAAGCGCAGAAACTGATGAAAATGCCGTTTCGCCGCGCCATCAGCAAAAAAGAGCAGGCCGACCTCGGCAAGCTGAAAAAAAGCGTCCGTGGTCTGGTGGTCGTACACCCGATGACTGCGCTGGGCCGCGAAATGGGTCTCGATGCAATGACCGGCTTCGCCAACAGCGAGTTCTGA
- the lldP gene encoding L-lactate permease, producing the protein MNLWQQNYDPAGNLWLSSLIASLPILFFFFALIKLKLKGYVAASWTVVIALGVALMFYHMPLDHALASVVYGFFYGLWPIAWIIIAAVFVYKISVKTGQFDIIRSSILSITPDQRLQMLIVGFSFGAFLEGAAGFGAPVAITAALLVGLGFNPLYAAGLCLIVNTAPVAFGAMGIPILVAGQVTGLDSFEIGQMVGRQLPFLTIIVLFWIMAIMDGWRGIKETWPAVIVAGGSFAIAQYLSSNFIGPELPDIISSLVSLVCLTLFLKRWRPVRIFRFGDMGASQVDLDLKRTQYSGGQILRAWSPFLFLTATVTLWSVPPFKALFAPGGALYDWVLTLSVPHLDKLVARMPPVVSAATPYAAVYKFDWFSATGTAILFAAILSIIWLRMKPKDAVTTFTSTLRDLALPIYSIGMVLAFAFISNYSGLSSTLALALAHTGSAFPFFSPFLGWLGVFLTGSDTSSNALFAALQATAAQQIGVSDVLMVAANTTGGVTGKMISPQSIAIACAAVGLVGKESDLFRFTVKHSLIFTCMVGVITTLQAYVLTWMIP; encoded by the coding sequence ATGAATCTCTGGCAACAGAATTACGACCCGGCTGGCAACCTTTGGCTTTCCAGCTTAATTGCATCGCTACCGATCCTGTTTTTCTTTTTTGCGCTGATAAAGCTCAAACTGAAAGGCTATGTGGCCGCCAGTTGGACTGTCGTTATCGCCCTTGGCGTGGCGCTGATGTTTTACCATATGCCGCTTGATCACGCGCTGGCCTCGGTGGTTTATGGCTTCTTTTACGGACTATGGCCGATTGCGTGGATCATTATCGCCGCCGTTTTTGTCTACAAAATCTCGGTCAAAACCGGGCAGTTCGACATTATCCGGTCTTCGATTTTGTCGATTACCCCCGACCAGCGCCTGCAAATGCTGATTGTCGGCTTTTCTTTCGGCGCGTTTCTGGAAGGGGCTGCGGGCTTTGGCGCGCCGGTCGCCATTACCGCCGCGTTGCTGGTGGGCTTAGGTTTTAACCCGCTGTATGCCGCAGGCTTGTGTCTGATCGTCAACACCGCGCCGGTCGCCTTTGGCGCAATGGGTATTCCGATCCTGGTTGCCGGACAGGTTACCGGGCTGGACAGCTTTGAAATCGGCCAGATGGTTGGCCGCCAGTTACCGTTCCTGACCATTATCGTGCTGTTCTGGATCATGGCGATTATGGACGGCTGGCGCGGCATTAAAGAGACCTGGCCGGCGGTGATTGTCGCGGGTGGCTCGTTTGCTATCGCCCAGTATCTGAGCTCCAACTTTATCGGCCCGGAACTGCCGGACATCATCTCATCGCTGGTTTCGCTGGTCTGCCTGACGTTGTTCCTCAAACGCTGGCGTCCGGTGCGCATCTTCCGCTTCGGCGATATGGGCGCATCGCAGGTGGATCTCGATTTGAAACGCACCCAATACAGCGGCGGGCAGATCCTGCGCGCCTGGTCACCGTTCCTGTTTTTGACCGCCACCGTGACGCTGTGGAGCGTGCCGCCGTTTAAGGCGCTGTTCGCCCCTGGTGGTGCGCTGTATGACTGGGTATTGACCCTTTCTGTACCGCACCTCGACAAGCTGGTCGCGCGTATGCCGCCGGTGGTGAGCGCCGCCACGCCTTACGCTGCGGTATATAAATTTGACTGGTTCTCCGCCACCGGCACCGCCATTCTGTTTGCCGCTATTTTGTCGATTATCTGGCTGCGCATGAAGCCGAAAGATGCCGTCACGACCTTTACCAGCACGCTGCGCGATCTGGCGCTGCCGATTTACTCGATTGGTATGGTGCTGGCCTTCGCCTTTATCTCTAACTACTCCGGGCTGTCATCGACGCTGGCATTGGCACTGGCGCACACCGGCAGTGCCTTCCCCTTCTTCTCGCCATTCCTCGGCTGGCTGGGCGTCTTCCTGACCGGTTCAGATACCTCATCCAACGCGCTCTTCGCGGCGCTGCAAGCCACGGCGGCGCAGCAAATTGGTGTGTCGGATGTGCTGATGGTGGCGGCGAATACTACGGGCGGCGTTACCGGCAAGATGATTTCGCCGCAGTCGATCGCCATTGCCTGTGCGGCGGTGGGGCTGGTGGGCAAAGAGTCCGACCTGTTCCGTTTTACTGTTAAACACAGCCTGATTTTCACCTGCATGGTGGGGGTGATTACTACACTTCAGGCCTATGTTCTGACCTGGATGATCCCATGA
- the lldR gene encoding transcriptional regulator LldR: MKVLPRRLTDEVADRVRALIAEQQLEAGMKLPAERQLAVQLGVSRNSLREALSKLVSEGLLLSRRGGGTFVRWQHDDWSEQNIVQPLKTLLHDDPDYSFDILEARHAIEASTAWHAAMRATEADKEKIVLCFEATQSDDPDLASQADVRFHLAIAEASHNVVLLQTMRGFFDLLQSSVKQSRQRMYLVPPVFSQLTEQHQAVMNAILAGDADGARQAMMAHLSFVHTTIRKFDEDQARQARITRLPDEQHIHSREKKA; this comes from the coding sequence ATGAAAGTGTTACCCAGACGCCTGACAGACGAGGTTGCCGATCGTGTGCGGGCGCTGATTGCTGAACAACAGCTGGAAGCGGGCATGAAATTGCCCGCAGAGCGCCAGCTCGCCGTACAGCTTGGCGTGTCTCGCAACTCGTTGCGTGAAGCGTTATCAAAACTGGTCAGCGAAGGCCTGCTGCTCAGCCGTCGCGGCGGCGGTACGTTTGTGCGCTGGCAGCATGACGACTGGTCGGAGCAAAACATCGTCCAGCCGCTGAAAACGCTGCTGCATGATGACCCGGATTACAGTTTCGATATTCTTGAAGCGCGCCACGCCATTGAAGCCAGCACAGCCTGGCACGCGGCGATGCGCGCCACCGAGGCCGATAAAGAGAAAATTGTGCTGTGCTTTGAAGCCACACAATCCGACGACCCGGATCTCGCCTCGCAGGCCGATGTGCGTTTCCATCTCGCCATCGCCGAGGCTTCGCATAACGTGGTGTTATTGCAAACCATGCGCGGGTTCTTCGACCTGCTGCAATCCTCGGTAAAACAGAGCCGCCAGCGTATGTACCTCGTTCCGCCAGTGTTTTCACAACTGACCGAACAGCACCAGGCGGTGATGAACGCCATTCTTGCCGGAGACGCCGATGGCGCGCGCCAGGCGATGATGGCGCATCTCAGCTTCGTGCATACCACTATTCGCAAATTCGATGAAGATCAGGCCCGCCAGGCACGCATCACCCGCCTGCCCGACGAGCAGCACATTCACTCCAGGGAGAAAAAAGCATGA
- the lldD gene encoding FMN-dependent L-lactate dehydrogenase LldD, translated as MIISAASDYRAAAKRILPPFLFHYIDGGAYAEYTLRRNVEDLSQVALRQRVLKDMSELSLETTLFNEKLSMPVALAPVGLCGMYARRGEVQAAGAADAKGIPFTLSTVSVCPIEEVAPTIKRPMWFQLYVLRDRGFMRNALERAKAAGCSTLVFTVDMPTPGARYRDAHSGMSGPNAALRRYLQSVLHPQWAWDVGVNGRPHDLGNISAYLGKPTGLEDYIGWLAKNFDPSISWKDLEWIREFWDGPMVIKGILDPEDARDAVRFGADGIVVSNHGGRQLDGVLSSARALPAIADAVKGDITILADSGIRNGLDVVRMLALGADSVLLGRAYLYALATHGRQGVANLLDLIEKEMRVAMTLTSAKSIRDISKDSLVQGLNQLPAGLAPLSHGDAA; from the coding sequence ATGATTATTTCCGCAGCCAGCGACTATCGCGCGGCGGCTAAACGCATTTTGCCGCCGTTCTTGTTTCACTATATCGATGGCGGCGCGTATGCCGAATACACCCTGCGCCGCAACGTTGAAGACCTGTCCCAGGTGGCGCTGCGCCAGCGGGTGCTGAAAGACATGTCTGAACTGAGCCTCGAAACCACGTTGTTTAATGAAAAGTTATCGATGCCGGTGGCGCTGGCCCCGGTTGGCTTGTGCGGCATGTACGCCCGGCGCGGTGAAGTGCAGGCGGCGGGCGCGGCGGATGCGAAAGGCATTCCTTTTACGCTCTCGACAGTGTCCGTCTGTCCGATTGAAGAGGTTGCGCCGACAATTAAGCGCCCGATGTGGTTCCAGTTATATGTGCTGCGCGATCGCGGCTTTATGCGTAATGCGCTGGAGCGGGCGAAAGCCGCCGGTTGCTCAACGCTGGTATTCACCGTGGATATGCCTACCCCAGGCGCGCGCTACCGCGATGCCCATTCCGGTATGAGCGGCCCGAATGCGGCGCTGCGCCGTTATCTGCAATCGGTGCTGCATCCGCAGTGGGCGTGGGATGTCGGCGTTAACGGGCGGCCGCATGACCTGGGGAATATCTCCGCCTATCTCGGCAAGCCGACCGGGCTGGAGGATTACATTGGCTGGCTGGCGAAGAATTTTGATCCGTCGATTTCGTGGAAAGACCTGGAGTGGATCCGTGAATTCTGGGATGGCCCGATGGTGATCAAAGGGATCCTCGACCCGGAAGATGCCCGCGACGCGGTACGTTTTGGCGCAGATGGCATTGTGGTTTCTAACCACGGCGGCCGCCAGCTCGACGGTGTGCTCTCTTCCGCCCGCGCGCTTCCGGCGATTGCCGATGCGGTGAAAGGCGATATCACCATCCTGGCCGACAGCGGCATCCGTAACGGGCTGGATGTGGTGCGCATGCTGGCGCTTGGCGCAGATTCCGTCCTGCTGGGCCGCGCGTATCTGTATGCGCTGGCAACGCATGGTCGCCAGGGCGTGGCGAATCTGCTGGATCTGATTGAGAAAGAGATGCGCGTGGCGATGACGCTGACCAGCGCGAAATCGATTCGCGACATCAGCAAAGATTCACTGGTACAGGGGCTGAACCAGTTACCTGCCGGGCTGGCACCGTTGTCGCATGGCGACGCCGCCTAG
- the trmL gene encoding tRNA (uridine(34)/cytosine(34)/5-carboxymethylaminomethyluridine(34)-2'-O)-methyltransferase TrmL encodes MLNIVLFEPEIPPNTGNIIRLCANTGFRLHIIEPMGFTWDDKRLRRAGLDYHEFAAVKRHHDYAAFVDAEQPQRLFALTTKGTPAHSAVSYQDGDYLMFGPETRGLPATILDALPPEQKIRIPMMPDSRSMNLSNAVSVVVYEAWRQLGYPGAVLRS; translated from the coding sequence ATGTTAAACATCGTTTTATTCGAACCTGAAATCCCGCCAAATACCGGGAATATCATCCGCTTATGCGCCAATACCGGTTTTCGTCTGCATATCATTGAACCGATGGGCTTCACCTGGGACGACAAGCGCCTGCGCCGCGCAGGGCTGGACTACCATGAGTTCGCCGCAGTAAAACGCCATCACGATTACGCCGCGTTTGTCGACGCCGAACAGCCGCAACGCTTATTTGCCCTCACTACTAAAGGGACGCCAGCACACAGTGCGGTGAGCTACCAGGATGGTGATTATTTGATGTTTGGCCCGGAAACGCGCGGCCTGCCAGCGACTATCCTTGACGCACTGCCGCCAGAGCAAAAAATCCGCATTCCGATGATGCCGGACAGCCGCAGCATGAACCTGTCAAACGCAGTGTCAGTGGTGGTATATGAAGCCTGGCGCCAGCTCGGTTACCCGGGCGCGGTGCTGCGTAGCTGA
- the cysE gene encoding serine O-acetyltransferase, producing MPCEELDLVWKNIKAEARALAECEPMLASFYHATLLKHENLGSALSYMLANKLASPIMPAIAIREVVEEAYAADPEMIASAACDIQAVRTRDPAVDKYSTPLLYLKGFHALQAYRIGHWLWTQGREALAIFLQNQVSVSFQVDIHPAARIGRGIMLDHATGIVVGETAVIEDDVSILQSVTLGGTGKTSGDRHPKIREGVMIGAGAKILGNIEVGRGAKIGAGSVVLQPVPPHTTAAGVPARIVGKPESDKPSMDMDQHFNGINHGFEYGDGI from the coding sequence ATGCCGTGTGAAGAACTGGATCTGGTCTGGAAAAATATCAAAGCCGAAGCCCGGGCACTGGCGGAATGTGAGCCAATGCTGGCCAGTTTTTACCACGCGACATTACTCAAGCATGAAAACCTCGGCAGCGCACTGAGCTATATGCTGGCGAACAAGCTTGCCTCGCCGATTATGCCCGCGATTGCCATTCGTGAAGTCGTCGAAGAAGCCTATGCTGCCGACCCGGAAATGATCGCCTCCGCCGCCTGTGATATCCAGGCCGTGCGCACGCGCGACCCGGCGGTGGATAAATATTCCACGCCGCTACTCTATCTGAAAGGTTTCCATGCGTTACAGGCATACCGTATTGGGCACTGGTTGTGGACGCAGGGGCGCGAGGCGCTGGCGATTTTCCTGCAAAACCAGGTGTCGGTCAGTTTCCAGGTCGATATTCACCCGGCGGCGCGAATTGGCCGTGGGATTATGCTCGACCACGCAACAGGCATCGTGGTGGGCGAAACGGCAGTCATTGAAGATGACGTGTCGATCCTGCAATCGGTCACGCTTGGCGGGACCGGCAAAACCAGCGGCGATCGCCATCCGAAAATCCGCGAAGGGGTGATGATTGGCGCAGGTGCCAAAATTCTCGGCAACATCGAAGTGGGCCGTGGGGCGAAAATTGGCGCGGGTTCGGTGGTATTGCAACCGGTGCCGCCGCATACCACGGCAGCAGGCGTGCCGGCGCGGATTGTCGGCAAGCCGGAAAGCGACAAACCGTCAATGGATATGGATCAGCATTTCAACGGGATCAACCACGGGTTCGAGTACGGCGACGGGATTTAA
- the gpsA gene encoding NAD(P)H-dependent glycerol-3-phosphate dehydrogenase, whose protein sequence is MNALNAAMTVIGAGSYGTALAITLARNGHPVVLWGHDPKHIATLQHDRCNAAFLPDVPFPDTLQLESDLARALSASRNILVVVPSHVFGDVLAQIKPLMRDDARIVWATKGLEAETGRLLEEVAREVLGPDIPLAVISGPTFAKELAAGLPTAISLASADPQFAEDLQQLLHCGKSFRVYSNPDFIGVQLGGAVKNVIAIGAGMSDGIGFGANARTALITRGLTEMSRLGAALGADPATFMGMAGLGDLVLTCTDNQSRNRRFGMMLGQGMDVQSAQDKIGQVVEGYRNTKEVRALAHRFGVEMPITEEIYQVLYCGKNAREAALTLLGRARKEEH, encoded by the coding sequence ATGAACGCACTTAATGCTGCAATGACTGTGATCGGTGCCGGCTCTTACGGCACCGCTCTTGCCATCACGCTGGCAAGAAATGGCCACCCGGTTGTGCTGTGGGGCCATGACCCAAAACATATCGCGACCCTGCAACACGACCGTTGCAACGCCGCGTTCCTCCCCGATGTGCCTTTCCCCGACACGCTGCAATTAGAGAGCGATCTTGCCCGCGCGCTTTCCGCCAGCCGTAATATCCTGGTGGTGGTGCCAAGCCACGTCTTTGGCGATGTGCTGGCGCAAATCAAGCCGCTCATGCGCGATGACGCGCGTATCGTCTGGGCGACAAAAGGGCTGGAAGCCGAAACCGGGCGTCTGCTCGAAGAGGTGGCGCGCGAAGTGTTAGGCCCGGATATTCCGCTGGCGGTGATTTCCGGCCCGACATTTGCCAAAGAGCTGGCGGCGGGTCTGCCAACGGCGATTTCCCTCGCTTCTGCGGATCCCCAGTTCGCTGAGGATTTACAGCAGCTCCTTCACTGCGGCAAAAGTTTCCGCGTCTACAGCAACCCGGATTTCATCGGCGTGCAACTGGGCGGCGCGGTGAAAAACGTCATTGCGATTGGCGCGGGCATGTCCGACGGCATTGGCTTTGGCGCCAATGCGCGTACAGCGCTGATCACCCGTGGTTTGACCGAAATGTCACGTCTCGGTGCCGCGCTGGGTGCCGATCCTGCCACCTTTATGGGCATGGCGGGTTTAGGCGATTTAGTGCTGACTTGTACCGACAACCAGTCGCGCAACCGCCGCTTCGGCATGATGCTTGGCCAGGGCATGGACGTACAAAGCGCCCAGGACAAGATTGGCCAGGTGGTCGAAGGTTACCGCAATACCAAAGAAGTGCGCGCACTGGCGCACCGGTTTGGCGTCGAAATGCCAATAACCGAGGAAATTTATCAGGTATTGTATTGCGGAAAAAATGCGCGCGAGGCAGCATTGACCCTATTAGGTCGTGCCCGCAAGGAAGAGCACTAA
- the secB gene encoding protein-export chaperone SecB, with product MSEQNNTEMTFQIQRIYTKDISFEAPNAPHIFQKEWQPEVKLDLDTASTQLAEGVYEVVLRVTVTASLGEETGFLCEVQQGGIFSIDGIEGTQMAHCLGAYCPNILFPYARECITSLVSRGTFPQLNLAPVNFDALFMNYLQQQTGEGAEQHQDA from the coding sequence ATGTCTGAACAAAACAACACCGAAATGACTTTCCAGATTCAGCGTATCTACACGAAAGATATCTCTTTCGAAGCGCCGAATGCGCCACACATCTTCCAGAAAGAGTGGCAGCCGGAAGTGAAACTGGATCTCGACACCGCCTCCACCCAACTGGCGGAAGGTGTTTATGAAGTGGTTCTGCGCGTTACCGTGACCGCTTCTCTGGGCGAAGAAACTGGCTTCCTGTGCGAAGTACAGCAGGGCGGTATCTTCTCTATCGACGGTATCGAAGGAACGCAGATGGCGCACTGCCTGGGTGCATACTGCCCGAACATTCTGTTCCCGTATGCCCGCGAGTGCATCACCAGCCTGGTTTCCCGCGGTACTTTCCCGCAACTGAACCTTGCGCCAGTGAATTTTGATGCGCTGTTCATGAACTACCTGCAACAGCAGACTGGCGAAGGTGCCGAACAACATCAGGATGCCTGA
- the grxC gene encoding glutaredoxin 3: MANIEIYTKATCPFCHRAKALLNSKGVAFAELPIDGDMVKREEMIQRSGRTTVPQIFIDAQHIGGCDDLYALDARGGLDPLLR, from the coding sequence ATGGCCAATATTGAGATCTACACGAAAGCGACTTGCCCGTTTTGCCACCGCGCAAAAGCGCTGCTGAACAGCAAAGGTGTTGCTTTTGCTGAGCTGCCGATCGACGGTGATATGGTAAAACGCGAAGAGATGATTCAACGTAGTGGCCGTACGACGGTTCCGCAGATTTTCATTGATGCGCAGCACATTGGCGGCTGCGACGATTTATATGCGCTGGACGCGCGTGGCGGGCTGGATCCGCTGTTGCGTTAA
- a CDS encoding rhodanese-like domain-containing protein, protein MQEIMQFIGRNPILCIAWIALFGAVLFTTFKGIASKVKVISRGEATRLINKEDAVVVDLRQRDDFRKGHIAGAVNLLPNEIKANNVGELEKHKSAPIIVVDGTGMQAQTPANELVKAGFEKVFVLKDGISGWMGENLPLVRGK, encoded by the coding sequence ATGCAAGAAATTATGCAATTTATTGGCCGCAACCCAATCCTGTGTATCGCCTGGATTGCGTTGTTCGGTGCTGTGCTGTTTACCACTTTCAAGGGCATTGCGTCTAAAGTGAAAGTGATTTCTCGCGGCGAAGCTACGCGCCTCATTAATAAAGAAGATGCCGTGGTAGTGGACTTACGCCAGCGTGATGATTTCCGTAAAGGTCACATCGCAGGCGCGGTGAATTTGCTGCCAAACGAGATCAAAGCCAATAATGTAGGTGAGCTTGAAAAACACAAAAGCGCGCCGATTATCGTTGTTGATGGTACCGGCATGCAGGCCCAGACCCCGGCGAACGAGCTGGTGAAAGCTGGTTTCGAGAAGGTCTTTGTGCTGAAAGACGGTATCTCTGGCTGGATGGGCGAAAACCTGCCGTTAGTTCGCGGTAAATAA